In Streptomyces sp. NBC_01381, the sequence GCGAAAGCCCTGCCGTCGTCGACGGATTCCACGGCAGAGGTCAACGTGATCACGAAGCTCGCAATGCCGATGGCCACACCGACGGCCGCGATGACTCCCGCGACGACGAACCACCGCCGCCGGGGCCGCAGTTGCCGTGCGTCGATGCGCGGCGGGGGTCCGGGAGGCGGCCCGTACGGATACATGTCGGAACGATGGCAGGCGGCGGGAGGTTGGGGAAGAGCGCAAGGGGCGAGCCGTGTGTGACGTCAACTCCGGTACGCCCGGGGGTGGTTGGAAGATGGTCGTGTTCTGGGCGAACCGCCTGCTTCTTCTCTCCGTCAACTCCTCGGCCCGGCATCATTGTTGTATGCCCAATCTGGAGAGCACGGCGGAGCGGAGCAGCAGGCCGGCAGGGCCGGTGGTGACGGTGGACACCGAGTCGATTCCGGTGCGGGAGCGGTTCGGCTGGTGGAACGAGCTGGTGGGCGAGGCGGTCATGCCTGTGTCGTCCCGCAGCCCGTACGCGTCCGGCTTCACGGGACGGGCGGAGAACGTGCAGCTGCCGCACAGCTCGCTGGGGACCTTCACCTACTCGCCGATGTCGGCCTGGCGCTCCTCTGTCCAGATCCGCCGCCAGGACCCCGAGGACTACTTCCTGGTCCTGGTCGGGGACGGCACCTCGATCCGTCTTGAGCAGGGGCGCGGCATCGCCTGCCTGGAGGCGGGCGAGATGGCCCTGTTCTCCACGTCGCACCCGCTGGCCGTGGAGTTCCTCGACAAGGGCCGCTCCTGCCAGAGCTCGCAGTTCCGGCTGCCACGGACCATTCTTCCGCTGGCGAACGGGCGGGCCGACAGGCTGCTGGCCGAGCCGCTGTCCACCCGGTCCGGATCCGGGGCGCTGCTCGTCCCGTACCTGAAGGGCCTTGCGGACGCCGTCCGCGACTGCGGGCCCGCGGAGTTGGCCCGGATCGGTGCGGTCGGGGTCGACCTGGCCGCGTCGCTGCTGGCCGCGCACCTCGGCGACGCGGACGGGCTGCCCGCGGAGACGCGCCAGGCGGCACTCCTCGCCCGCATCAACGCCTTCATCGACCACAACCTGGCCGAGCCGGAGCTGCGCCCCGCGGCCGTCGCCGCCCATCACCACATCTCCGTACGCACACTCCATCAACTCTTCCGTGGCGAACCGGAGTCCGTCGGCGCCACGATCCGGCGCCGCCGCCTGGAACGCTGCCGGGCCGACCTGACCGACCCCGCCCTGCACCGTCTGCCCATCGGCGAGATCGCGGCCCGGTGGGGGTTCCGCCACCCCGCGGACTTCAGCCGTACGTTCCGCAATGCGTACGGCGTCCCGCCGAGCGAGGTCAGGGCGGCGGGTGCGCTGAATGCGAAGAAAGCCCGCACGCCCTGCTAATGCCCTGACCGCCCGGCGCGAGGACAGTGGTCCACGGCATCCCAGTGGCTTCAGGGGCGGGACGTGCAGGCCATGCGGACGGACACCGGTCACGTGGCACAGTGGCGCCCGGGGGGACTGGAACACTGGGGTGCCTTCCCGCCGTTGACGCCAGTTCGCTTTTGGCCAGTAAACTGCGCGCGCTCAGAAGCGCTGCAGGAGGCTAGGGGGAACGGTGGCACACGGGGGATACCAGGGCTGGGGACCGGCGGGCGTTCCGCCGCAGGGTGGCGGCGCCCCAGATCCGTACGGCCCGCCACCGTCGGGCCCGCACCCGCAGCCTTACCCGCCACAGCCCTATCCGCCGCAGCCCTATCGGCCGCAGCCCGTCCGGCGGGGGCGTTACGGCTGTGCGCTCTTCTTCGTATCGCCGCTCATCCCGGTGATCCGTTCCTCCCGCCGCCGCGCCGAGGCGATCTTCAACCAGCCGGGCCTCGGCCACATCCCGGACCGGGTGGTGAGGCACGTGCAACTGTGGCGGGCGGTCGCGGGTCTGGCCGCCAGCCTCCTGCTCGTCTACACCTACGGCGCGGACGACGGCTGGAGCGGCGTCGCCAACGACGGTGCGGTGAAGCTGATCCTGGCCCCGCTGCTGCTCATCTTCACCGGGCCGCTGGTCGTCCTCGGCTTCATCCGCTACGCGCCTCCCGATCAGCGGCGGTTGCTCCGCTCCCGGCTGCGCGCGCCGCTCAAGGCCGTGGGCTGGTACATCGGCATCTTCGTGGGCGTCGGACTCGTACTGGCGGGCAGCGCCGTCATCCTGAAGCAGAACTACGGCACGCTCGTGAACGGCCTCATCGCGCTCGCGCTGCTCATCGGCCTCGTCTGGCTGCTGCCGTTCCTCGGCTTCTCCTCCGCCTACGCCGCCCGTTATGCCTTCAACACGTCCCACGTGCACGCCGCTCTGCCGGCCGCGCTCACCGTCGTACTCGTCTGGGAGCTGATGCTCTGCAGCGTCGCCCTCGAAGGCGGAATGCCGCACGGGCCGCCGGCCGCACAGTGGTGCGCGGTGCTCGGCGGCCCGGTGTCCGTGACCGCGGTGGCGCTGTGGGAACTCCACCGCATGCGCACCCGCCACGGCGTCCGCATCCGCAACCGGGGATGACGTGCCGCTGCCCGCGGGTGCGCCGGATGTGAAGGAAGACGGTGCGTGCTGCTAACGCCCTGAGTCAGCTCAGCCGCCGAAGCGGAGCCTGTACTGCGCCTTGCCGTTGGGGAAGTCGTCCAGCGTTCCGCCGCCCCAGTCGTGGTCGAAATACGCCTGATACTTCGAGTCCTTGACGAGCTCGGCCATCCGGTCGATGAAGTACGGAGAGTCGCCGCCCCCCATATAGGAGTCGCCCCTCCCATACAGGCCCCATTCCGGATATGACTTCGGCTTGTTGTGCGCGGCGGCGAATTCCTTGAACTCATTCACGCCCATGGCGGTGGTGAGGGTGTGGTTCCACCGCTGGGCCGGCGTTGCGTCCGGGTGCTCCCACCACACGTCGTAGATGTTCAGGCCGACCACGTCGACGTAGGCGTCGCCGGGGTACAGCGTCTCGAACGACGTGACCTTGCCCGAGGTGCCGACAGCCATGTTGTAGTCGAACTGGAAGGATTCCCCGGTGCGCTCACGCATGAGGGTGACGATCCTCCGGAACATCTCCCGGTAGGCCGCCGGGTCGTCAGTCCCCTGCCACGGCCCGATGTTCTTGTTGTTGCCCTCGTATCCGATGCGGATGACGGAGTCGCCGAGGCCGTCCTTGATCATCAGGTCGGCGAGGGTCCGGAACTGGCTGTCGTACTTACCGGCAAGCCCCTCCGCGAAGGTCCCGCCCTTGGGCAGCATATGAAGCCCGAGCACGAAACCCCGGTCGGCCCCGGACTTCTTCCAGTCGCCCCAGTACTTGGTCGCGTACTGATTCCACTTGGTGTTCTCGGACGGGTCCAGATAGTCGGTCGCATCCACCTGCGACCGGCCGAGCCACTCCTGAGAATTGTTCACGTCGGCAGTTTTGCCGGGACCGACGTAGACGCCCAGGCGGGACGGGGTAACGGCACCCTCGGACGGCATGGCCATGGATGCGAGGATAACTGCCGCCATGGCCAGTGTCGTCGCGAGCTTTCGTTTCATTCTCATCCTTGCCTTGAGCCCCCGGACAGCCCGATGGCCTCGCCATAATGAGAAAGTCCGGGTACGCAGGCAATGAGAGATCGCTACTACGTGAATTCGTAGGGAGAAGGGTCCTTGCCGCATGCTCCCCGGCGTGCTGTCCCGCGCCGACAGGTTCCCCGGGGCGTCTGCGGCACTGTCATGTGCTGCTACCGGACATCGTTGGAGCCGGACGCGGCATGGCGCATCTCACGTCACCGGCGAGTCCGTGGCCGCTGGTGACCGGCTACGGCTCCGTCGAACGGGGCTGGGTCTTCGGGATCCGTGACGTGAAGAACATCGCGAGGAGAGCGGCGAAGGCGAGGATGGCGAGTGCGGCGCGCAGGCCGTCGATCCTGGCGTCGGCGTTCGCGTCGAGTGCCGCCTGCGTCAGCTCCGTGCTCGTGCCCGCTTCGTCGAGGGCGGACTTGAGCTGGGCGTCCGACAAGAACGGTGCGCCGCTTTGGAGTTCGACGTTCGCCTGGCTCTTGACCTCGGCCGGGATCGCCGGATTCTGTTCCACGCTGGTCAGGAAGGACGTGGCGAGTGCGGCGATCATGATCGACCCGGCGAGTGCCGTACCGATCGAGGCACCGAGGTTGGTGACGGCGTTCTGGACGCCGCCGACCTCCGCGCTCCGGGCCTCCGGCACCGCTGACACGGTGACCGACCCGAGCTGGGACGCCAGCGCGCCCATGCCGAGCCCGATCAGCAGGAGGGGGATGGTGACGATTTCCGCGCCGGCCTCCGCGTCGAGCGCGGCCATCAGGGCCACCGCACCCGCGAGCAGCGCGAGGGTCCCGAGCCGCACCACCCGCCGCGGTGAGACGTCCGGGAGGAAGCGGGGGATCAGGATGGCGGCCGCAAGGAGTGTCAGGGAGAGCGGCAGGATGCGGGCGCCCGTCTTGAGCGCGGACAGGCCAAGGGCGACGGACAGATAGAGCGGTACGACGAAGAACACGCCCATCTGGACGAGGTACTGGAAGAAGAACATCGTCAGTCCGCCGGTGAGCTGCTTGTTGTGCAGCATGCCCGGGTCGACGAGCGGCTCCCTGTGCCGCTCCACCACGCGGGCCTCCCAGCGGAGGAAGAGCCAGACCAGGAGCAGGCCGGCCAGCATCAGCCAGATGACCAGCGAGACCCCGAGCCACGAGGGCGCGTCGGGCTTCGGCTGGAACCAGCCCCATTCGTCCGAGCGCAGTACGCCGTAGACGAAGATCCCGAGCCCGAGCGCGGACAGCACGGCGCCGATGAGATCGATGCGAGGGCGTTCGCCGACCGGCGCGTCGGCGATCCGGCCGGCGAGCACCAGGATGCCGAGGACCATCACGACCTCACCGGCGAAGACCCACCGCCAGGAGAAGTACGTCGTCGCGACACCCCCGATGAGCGGCCCGACCGCGATGGCCACGGCCCCTGCGGCCGCGACGAGACCGTAGGCGGCGGGACGGCGTTCAGTGGCGAAGTTGCTCGCCACGAGCGCCACGATCGCGGGCAGGATGAGCGCCGCCCCGATCCCCTCGAGGAACGCCCAGCCGAGCAGCAGCACGGGCAGGTTCGGCGCGAGCGCCGTGGTGAGGGAGCCGCAGCCGTAGATGACGCAGCCGATCATGAACGCGCGTTTGCGGCCGATCAGCGCCCCCACTTTGCCGCCGGGGATCATGAACATCGCCATCACGAGGGTGTAGGCCGTGATGGCGCCCTGCACACCCGTCACCGTCGTGCCAACGTCTTCGGCCACCGTCGCGATCGAGACGTTCATGACCGAACTGTCGAGCGCCATAAGGAACTGACCGGCCGCGAGTGCCAGGAGGACGATGCGTGCCGTGGCCGAACTCTCAGCAGTGCCTGCTCCGGGTGCCATGCGCGCATCGTTCCAGCCGCCCCGGAGGGCGTCCGTCGCGAGATCCGCGACCCGCTCCGGAGGTCAGCCGGTTGGCGGACCGACGCCGGCGGAGTCAGGCCGCCGGCAGCTCCTCAGCGGGGAGCCGGCCCGCCCGTACGGCGTCGACCAGGGCCTGGTGGTCGCGCTCGTTCTGGTCGGCGTACGCCTCAGCGAAGGTGGCGAGTGCCCGGTCGAACGATTCGCCGCCGCCCAGGTACGCGGCGATCGCGATGCGGTCGCCGGACCGTGCGTGCGCACGGGCCAGGGTCGCCCCGCACAGTTCGCCGAACGCCTGCATGTCCTTCGGCCGCATCCGCTCCGGCACGGCGATGCCCTTCCAGTCGCGCAACTGGCGTACGTAGAAGTCGCGTTGCTTGCCGTCGATCCCGTCCACCCGTTCCCAGCCGAGGAAGATGTCGCTGGTGGCCTGCATCAGCCGCTGGCCCGAGACCACCCGCTCGCCCTGGTTGGCGTACCGGCTCGCGCCGACATGCTCGGCGAGCACGGAGGTGTCGGCCTCCTTGGCCTGGAGGAAGAGCGGGTCCTGGTCGTCCCGGCCGAGCAGCAGGAAGATCCAGCATCGGGTGCCGACGCTGCCGACGCCGACCACCTTGCGGGCGACGTCCGCAAGGCGGTAGTCCGACAGGAGCGTGCGCCGGTCGGAAGGCAGGGTCCTGCCGTACCGCTCGATCAGGCCGCGGAACTGGCGCTCCAGCGCGCCGCGTTCGATGTCCGGCAGCAGATCGCCGGCCGGGATGAGCAGCGGCGGATCCGCCGCGATCCTGGGCCTGCCGTCGACCGTCTCGGTGAGCTTGTCGAAAGCCTGCAGGCTGTCGCGGGTGCGGGCCTTCACCATGGCACGGGCCAGCCTCTTGCGACCGCTCTTCGTCCCCTGGGCCCGGCCGGCGGCCAGGGAGTCGAGGAGGTCCGCATCGATCTTCGAGTACCAGACGTCGAGGTTGCCCATGCCCGCGAAGCGGATCATCGCCTCGCGGTACGAACGGACCGTGGCGCTCACGATGCGGGCGCGCTCGGCGTCGTCGAAACCGTTCGCCCGGCCCGCGATGACGAGACTCGCCGAAAGCCGCTTGACGTCCCACTCCCAGGGGCCCGGCAGTGTCTCGTCGAAGTCGTTGATGTCGAACATCAACTGTCGTTCCGGCGAGGCGAGCAGACGGAAGTTCAGCAGGTGCGCGTCCCCGCACAGCTGGGCCCTGAGTCCCGACGTCGGGCTGTCGGCCAGGTCGGACGCCATGATCGCGGCGGCGCCCCGGTAGAAACGGAACGGGGACTCCATCATCCGGCCGTAGCGGATCGGTACGAGTTCAGGCACCCGTGCCGCGGACTGCGCCTCCAGGATCGCCAGCGGGTCCGGCCGGTCGGGAGACGGCTTGTACGCGGCGTGGCCCGACCGCGGTGAGCGGCTCCGCGCCTCCTTGCCGATGGCCGCGCGTTCCGCGGGTGTGGTGTGGGTTGCCGCGCGCATGGCCGTGGTCGCGTTCTCGGTCATCGGAGCCCCTTCTGCCGGCCGTGCGGATCACCGATGCCGGATGGGTGTCTGGCTCTCAGCCCTGGGCGTCGATCTCGGCATCGGCGACGGCGATGGCGATGCCGAGTGCCGTGGCGATGTTGCCTGCTGCCGTCATGACGCGGGCGGTGCCCACGATGGGAGCGATGGCGACCAGGACGTCCTGCAGCTTTTCGGCGGTCAGGCCGGCCTTGAGGGCGGGGTCGATATGGGCCGCGTAGGAGATCGGCGGGGCGTCCGAGGCGGCGAGCGCCGCGATGCGCGTGAGGATGAGCATGTCCGGGGCAAGACCGCAGCGCTCGATCGAGTCGACCGTCATGGCGGCGAGGGTGTCCAGGACAGGGGTGTCAGATGCAGTGGACATGGAACATGCCCTCCTGGTGAGTGTCGAGCCCGCGAGATACGTGCGGCTTCACCTCAACCGTAGGCCCCATCCGGGGCGCGTGCATGGGGGCGCATGCGCTGGTGCTGAAAGCCCGGCCGCCCTGCTCGCTCAAATACCCGTGAGCGCGACGACACCTTCCTGACCTGCGCAGATGTCCTGTGAATTGCCCACCAACAGCTGCCGGTCCCGCACCCCGAGGTGCACAGCGCACCCGACAGGACGAGATTGGAAGTAGCCCGAACGGTCGAACGGAAATTCGGCGGCCGTGCGGGGCCGTACGACACGAAGGAGCCGGCGATGACCAGTCATGTGAGTGGGGCCCACTCGGGTGCGGCGGCGCGAAGTGCGGAGAGGACCGGTCTCGGCAGTGGCTGGCTGGTCTTCGCCGGCGTACTGATGATCTTCGGTGGCCTGATGATGCTCTTCGCCGGCATCTCCGCCATCGCCAACGACGACGTGTTCGTCACCACCCGCAACTACGTGTTCGAGTTCGATCTCACCGGATGGGGCTGGGTCCATCTGATCTTGGGCGTTGTCATCGTTCTCGCCGGTGCCGCCCTGTTCCAGGGCTCGACCTGGGCCAGGGTCGTCGGCGTGGGTCTTGCCGGCCTGTCCATGGTCGCGAACTTCCTGTGGATTCCTTACGCGCCGTTCTGGGCCATGGTCCTGATCGCGCTCAACGGCTTCGTGATCTGGGCGCTGTGCACGGCTCCCGGTCCGTCGGAGCGATGAATCCGTCGGAGCCATGAATCCGTCGGATCGAAGAGCAGGGATGGCCTCGTAGCCGGATCGCGGATCGGAGACATGCATGAAGGACCTCAAGTTTGAGCAGAAGCGCTCGCTGTCACGCCTGGAGGCGGCTGCCCAGCTCACGGCAATCGCGGCCGCGCTGAGTGAGGGCGGGGATGCCGAACTGGAACTCGGCGCCGGAACGCTGAGCCTGCGGATCCCCGACGACCTTCGCAGCGAGATAGAGGTCGAGATCGGTGACGGGGAGATCGAGCTGGAGATCGAGTTCAAGTGGACGACCGCACCGACCCGGAAGGCGCCGTCGCGGAAGGGCGCAACCACGGAGAAGGCCACGAGACGCAAGAAGGTGCCCGCAAAGCCTCCCGCAAAGCCGGGGCGCAGCAGTACGAGCACCAACAGAAGCAAGAGCGCGAAGCGGTCCGCCACGAAAAAGCCCTGAGCCGCACTGCACTCAGGGGTGGCCACTGCTCCGGGGCAGTGCGGTCCAGGCTGCGGAGAGGCGGTCGACCAGTGCTGCCGCGGTCTCCGGAGCGAAGGAGTAGGGGATGCGGACGTAGTCGTCATGGGTGCCGGTCGCATCCATCGTGGCGCCCGGGATGACCTCCGCGCCGTGGCGCAGCGCCAGCCGTGCGTAGAGCCGGGCGTCCGTGCCCGCGGGCAGCCGGACCCACAGCACGGAGCCGCCCCGCGGTGCTTGCCAGCGCCAGTCCGGAAGCGCCTCGGCGAGCAGCCGGGTGATGGTGGTCAGCCGCTCGCGGAGGATGCGGGCCCGTTCGGGCGCGAGGGCCGTGAGCGCGGGGAGGAGCCGGGCGGCGAGGGCCTGGTCGATGAGCGGGCTGCCGAGGTCGTTGAGTGCTTTGAGCCGGGCCAGGCGCGCCACCGTGTCCTGCGGTGCGCGGATCCAGCCGATCCGGAGACCGCCCCAGACGGCCTTTGTCAGCGAACCCACCGTCAGCACGGTTCCCCCGGCGGGGGTCGCGGCGATCGGCGGCGGAGCGTGACCAGGGGCGAGCCCCGCCGCGTGGGCGCTGTCCTCCAGGACGGTGACGCCGTGTTCGGCGGCGAGCTCGGCCACCCGGCGACGACGTCCGGCGGACATCAGGGTGCCGGTGGGGTTGTGGTATGTCGGCATGACGTAGAGCAGCGCGGGCCGGTGTTCGGCGAGCGCGGTGGCGAGCCGGTCGATCCGTACCCCGTCGGAGTCGAGCGGGACGCCGACAAGACGGGATCCTGCCGCCCTGAGGACGTCCAGGCAGCCCGGCCACCCGGGGGATTCCACGAGGGCGGTGGACCCGCGCCCGAGGTACAGCTGGGCGCTCAGCGCGACGGCCTGCGTGGCACCCGTGGTCACCACCACCTGGTCGGGGACGGTCGGCAGGCCGTGAGCGGTGTGGTGGGCGGCGATCGCCGCTCGCAGCACGGGGAGTCCGGCCGGGTGGTAGCCCGACTCACCGACCATCCCGGGCAGGTCATCGCGGACCAGCTGAAGCAGGGCTTGAGCCAGGTCCGGACCGCCGGCCTCGGCCGCCTGCCCCAGCGAGATGAGGTCCGGCGGCTGTGTGATCAGCCGCTGGACCACCGCGGTGGCCTGACCGCCGCGTACCCGCCCGTCCACCGGAACCCGGTGTGCCGCGGCGCCTCCCGATACCTGAGTGCCGCTGCCCCGACGTGTCTCGGCCAGGCCCGAGCCACGCAGTGCGTCGTACGCGGCGACAACCGTCGCCCGGCTGACCGAGAGGGCGTCGGCGAGCCGCCGTTCGGACGGTAGACGGTCCCCGGTGCGCAGGTCCCCGGACCGTACGGCCCGGCCGACCGCGTCGGTGAGCCGCCGGTACAGCGGCCCCTCGCCCGAACTCCAGTCGCCCAGCAGGTCGATCAGCTCGTCCAGCTGGGGCGTCTGACGATTCCGGTCCACTTTCCCCTCCATTGGCACGGGAGCACGTGCCGCCGCGACGAGAGGCTAACGGCATGACCTCCACCTCACCCGCTTCACCCCTCTCGCCCCTGCCACCCCTCTCGCCCCTCGACCCGCGGCTGGCAGCCGTCTGCGACCTTTCCGTTCTCGCGGCGCGGGACGGCGCCGGACGGCACGAGTACGACGGAACCGTCCAGGACCTGTCTCCGGACGCCGTACGACGCGGCCTCGCCGCACTCGGCGGCCCCGCCGGTACGAAGTCTTATCCGGACCCGCACGACGAGGCGCACGCGGCGGCCGCGGAGGAAGCCCTCCGGGTCCGGTTCGGCGAGCTCGAACTGCACCGGAGCAACCCCCTGTGGCACATCGAGAACCTGGATCTGACCGGCTACGACCGCCCCTACGCGCCCAAGGCCGAGCGGGACGCCGCCCGGTCGGCCCATCTGCGACAGTGGCCCGACGCCGTGGACGCGGCGATCGAGGCACTGGACCGCGTGCCCGCGGCGCTGGCCGACGCCACGCTGCCGTCCGCCCGTGGTCTGGCCGCCCTTCTCGACCCCCGGGGCGGCCCCGTCCACGCCGCCGCAGGGCGGGCGCACGCGCGGTTCACCGCCCACCTGGAGCGGGCCGCCGCCGAAGGCGCGCCGTCAGCGGCGCTCGGCGGCCCCGCTCTCGCCCGGCTCCTCGGCGCGGCCGAAGCCTGCACGATCGACCTCACCGCCCTGTCCGCCCGCGTGGATGCGGAACGGGACCGACTGCGTGCCCTGCTCGACGAGTCGCTCCGCCGCCTCGCCCCCGCGGCCACGCCCGCCGACACGGTACGGGCGCTCCAGGCCGACCACCCCGATGCCGACGGCCTGCTGGCGGAGTTCGCGGCACTCGTCGACGAGACGGTCGCCTGGACCGCCCGGCACGATCTGGTGCCCCACCACGATGTCGAGGTGGTGGTCCGGCCGATGCCCGACTCCCAGCGCCGGGCGCTGGCCGGCCTCTTCGCGTCCGCGCCCCACGAGGCCGACGCGGCCGCGACCTTCCGCGTCACCCTCCCGGGCGCCGCCTGGACGAGGACCGAGAGCGAGCAGTGGTTGTCGACCGGCTTCAACCGGACCCTGATGCCGAACATGGCGATCCACGAGGTGGCACCCGGGCACGCCAGCCACTTCAGGGCGCTGCGCCGGGCGGCGACCGACGTCCGCCGCACGCTCCACTCCGATGCCTTCATCGAGGGTTGGGCCCATTACTGCGAGGAGTTGGCCCTGGAGCAGGGCTTCCGCGACGGCGACCCGCGCGTCGCCGTCGCGGTCGCCCAGGACGGGCTGCGCAGAGTCACCCGCTTCGCCTGTGCCATCGGACTCCACACCGGAGCCATGACCCTGTCGGACGCGGCGGCACGGTTCACCGAGGATGTCTCGCTGGCCGGACCCGCGGCCCTGCACGAGGCCGAGCGCGGGCTGTTCGACCCCAGTTACGGCCGTTACACCTGGGGCAAGTTCGCCGTTCTCGACCTGCGTGAGCAGGCCAGGGCACGCTGGGGCGGCGACTTCTCGCTCCGCCGCTTCCACAGCGCCCTGTTCGACCTCGGTGCCCCGCCCCTCGGTCTGCTGCACACGGCACTGGAACGCGGATGACCTCACTCGGCGCCTTCGTCCTCGCCTCCCTGATCCTGGTGGCCGTGCCCGGACCCAACCTGATCTACATCGTCACCCGCAGCGTGCGCGACGGACGGCGGGCCGGCATCGTCTCGGCCCTCGGCGTGGAGACCGGCACGCTCCTCCACGTCATCGCCGCCGTCTGCGGACTGGCGACGCTCATCACGGGCCACCCGCTCGTCTTCGCCGTCCTGCGCTACGCGGGCGCCGGCTATCTGGCCTACCTGGGCATACGCGCGCTGCGCCGCCGTCCACCCGCTGCTGCCGACGCCGACGCCGACGCCGACGCCGACGACTCCGCGGAAGCCGCCGACTCCGCCGAAGCCACCGGCCGTTCCGCTCGCCGCCGCCGATTGCTCCGGCTCTATATCGACGGCGTCCTCATCAACCTGCTCAACCCCAAGGTCGTCCTCTTCTTCCTGGCTTTCCTGCCGCAGTTCCTGTCCACCGGCCTGACCCCGGCGGAAACCCGGACCGGCATGCTCCTGCTCGGCGCGGTCTTCCTGACCGTCGCCTTTGCCCTCGACCTCTGCTACGCACTCGTCGGCGCCACCCTCGCCCGCCGACTCCGCGGAACCCCGCGCCGCGACCGTGGTCTGTCCCACCTGACCGGTGGCATCTACCTCGGCCTGGCCGCCCTGGTATTCGTCTGAAGCCCGCATACGACCGCTGGGAGAACTACGCCCTCTGCATCAACTAAGGCCCTGACACTACGAATTCACACATGTTCCATGTTTCACACCGCACCCCCTGGCCACGCGGCACTGGGTATTGTTCCGCCGGGGTTCGACCGGGCGGTGGGTCCGGTCGGGAGGGGGAATCGTGGCCACACGCGGCGAGCGTTCGCGGATCGTTCCGACGGAGGGCGACCATCGCGTCACGCCCGCCGAGCTGTTCTTCGACCTGGTCTTCGTGTACGCCATCACACAGGTCACCGCGCTCATGGCGGCCGACCCGACCGCGCTGCGGCTGCTCGGCGGGGGCGTCGTGCTCGCGCTGCTCTGGTGGTGCTGGTGCTGTTTCGCCTGGCTGGGGAATGTGGTGCGGGCCGACTCCGGGGCGGTGTTCGGAGTGCTCGTCGCGGTCATGGCTGTGGTCATGGTGGTCTCGCTGACCGTGCCCGACGTGTATGAGGACGCGCCCGGCGGGCTGCCGGTGCCGCTCGTCTTCGTACTCTGTTACGGGGCTGTGCGGGTGCTGCATCTCGTCACGTACTGGATGTCTGCCCCGGATGACTTGGCGCTCCGGACCACCTTGCGGCGAACGGCGCTGCTCTCCGTGGCGCCGCCGTTCGCCCTGCTCCTGGCCGGCAGCGCCTTCAGCGGCCTCACACAGATTCTGCTCTGGTTCGGCGCAGTGGCGGTCGACTACTTCGGTATCTACCTCGTCGGCGGAGGCTCCGGCTGGCGCGTGGCCTCACCGGGCCACTTCTCCGAACGGCACGGACTGATCGTCATCATCGCGCTGGGCGAGTCGATCGTCGCCATCGGAGTGGGCGTATCCGGATTCGTTCTCACCTGGCCGGTATTGGGAGCGGCCGCGGTGGGCCTGCTCGTGGTGGCAGGGCTGTGGCGGGTGTACTTCGGGCAGGTGAGCGCGGCGGCCGAGCACCGGCTCGCGGGACTCGGCGGCGACGACCGGATCCGCTTTGCACGCGACGTCTACACCTTCCTGCATCTGCCGCTCGTGGGCGGGATCGTGCTCACCGCACTGGGAATGAAGAAG encodes:
- a CDS encoding glycosyl hydrolase; protein product: MAMPSEGAVTPSRLGVYVGPGKTADVNNSQEWLGRSQVDATDYLDPSENTKWNQYATKYWGDWKKSGADRGFVLGLHMLPKGGTFAEGLAGKYDSQFRTLADLMIKDGLGDSVIRIGYEGNNKNIGPWQGTDDPAAYREMFRRIVTLMRERTGESFQFDYNMAVGTSGKVTSFETLYPGDAYVDVVGLNIYDVWWEHPDATPAQRWNHTLTTAMGVNEFKEFAAAHNKPKSYPEWGLYGRGDSYMGGGDSPYFIDRMAELVKDSKYQAYFDHDWGGGTLDDFPNGKAQYRLRFGG
- a CDS encoding amphi-Trp domain-containing protein; the encoded protein is MKDLKFEQKRSLSRLEAAAQLTAIAAALSEGGDAELELGAGTLSLRIPDDLRSEIEVEIGDGEIELEIEFKWTTAPTRKAPSRKGATTEKATRRKKVPAKPPAKPGRSSTSTNRSKSAKRSATKKP
- a CDS encoding carboxymuconolactone decarboxylase family protein translates to MSTASDTPVLDTLAAMTVDSIERCGLAPDMLILTRIAALAASDAPPISYAAHIDPALKAGLTAEKLQDVLVAIAPIVGTARVMTAAGNIATALGIAIAVADAEIDAQG
- a CDS encoding DUF2252 domain-containing protein, producing MTENATTAMRAATHTTPAERAAIGKEARSRSPRSGHAAYKPSPDRPDPLAILEAQSAARVPELVPIRYGRMMESPFRFYRGAAAIMASDLADSPTSGLRAQLCGDAHLLNFRLLASPERQLMFDINDFDETLPGPWEWDVKRLSASLVIAGRANGFDDAERARIVSATVRSYREAMIRFAGMGNLDVWYSKIDADLLDSLAAGRAQGTKSGRKRLARAMVKARTRDSLQAFDKLTETVDGRPRIAADPPLLIPAGDLLPDIERGALERQFRGLIERYGRTLPSDRRTLLSDYRLADVARKVVGVGSVGTRCWIFLLLGRDDQDPLFLQAKEADTSVLAEHVGASRYANQGERVVSGQRLMQATSDIFLGWERVDGIDGKQRDFYVRQLRDWKGIAVPERMRPKDMQAFGELCGATLARAHARSGDRIAIAAYLGGGESFDRALATFAEAYADQNERDHQALVDAVRAGRLPAEELPAA
- a CDS encoding helix-turn-helix domain-containing protein, which codes for MPNLESTAERSSRPAGPVVTVDTESIPVRERFGWWNELVGEAVMPVSSRSPYASGFTGRAENVQLPHSSLGTFTYSPMSAWRSSVQIRRQDPEDYFLVLVGDGTSIRLEQGRGIACLEAGEMALFSTSHPLAVEFLDKGRSCQSSQFRLPRTILPLANGRADRLLAEPLSTRSGSGALLVPYLKGLADAVRDCGPAELARIGAVGVDLAASLLAAHLGDADGLPAETRQAALLARINAFIDHNLAEPELRPAAVAAHHHISVRTLHQLFRGEPESVGATIRRRRLERCRADLTDPALHRLPIGEIAARWGFRHPADFSRTFRNAYGVPPSEVRAAGALNAKKARTPC
- a CDS encoding MFS transporter gives rise to the protein MAPGAGTAESSATARIVLLALAAGQFLMALDSSVMNVSIATVAEDVGTTVTGVQGAITAYTLVMAMFMIPGGKVGALIGRKRAFMIGCVIYGCGSLTTALAPNLPVLLLGWAFLEGIGAALILPAIVALVASNFATERRPAAYGLVAAAGAVAIAVGPLIGGVATTYFSWRWVFAGEVVMVLGILVLAGRIADAPVGERPRIDLIGAVLSALGLGIFVYGVLRSDEWGWFQPKPDAPSWLGVSLVIWLMLAGLLLVWLFLRWEARVVERHREPLVDPGMLHNKQLTGGLTMFFFQYLVQMGVFFVVPLYLSVALGLSALKTGARILPLSLTLLAAAILIPRFLPDVSPRRVVRLGTLALLAGAVALMAALDAEAGAEIVTIPLLLIGLGMGALASQLGSVTVSAVPEARSAEVGGVQNAVTNLGASIGTALAGSIMIAALATSFLTSVEQNPAIPAEVKSQANVELQSGAPFLSDAQLKSALDEAGTSTELTQAALDANADARIDGLRAALAILAFAALLAMFFTSRIPKTQPRSTEP